AAGCTCCGGGACGCCCTGGAGAAGCTCAAGCTGAACGACGCCGCCCTCACCTTTGAACCCGAGTCCTCCACCGCCTTGGGCTTCGGCTTTCGTTGCGGGTTTCTGGGACTTCTCCACGCCGAGATCGTCCAGGAGAGGCTGGAAAGGGAGTTTGGCCTTTCCCTCATCGCCACCGCCCCCAGTGTGGTCTACCGCGTGAGGCTCAAGGACGGCTCTGAGCTGGAGATCCTAAACCCCGCCGACCTCCCCGACCCCACCCGGGTGGAGGAGATCCTCGAGCCCTACGTGAGGCTCACCCTCTTCACCCCCGAGGAGTACGTGGGCGCCCTCATGCAGCTCGTCCAGGAGCGGCGGGGGCGCCTCCAGAACATGGCCTATTTGCCGGGAGCGCAGAAGCGGGTGGAGCTCGTCTACGAGGTCCCCTTTGCCGAAATCCTCTACGATTTCCACGACCGGCTGAAGAGCGTCTCCCGGGGGTACGCCTCCATGGACTACGAGCAGATCGGCTACCAGCCGGGGGACCTGGTCAAGGTGAACATCCTGGTTCACGGGGAGCCCGTGGACGCCCTCACCTTCATCGCCCACCGGGAGAAGGCCTACGCCATGGCCCGGGCCATCGTGGACCGGCTGGCCGAGGTGATCCCGAGGCAGCTCTTTGAGGTGCCCATCCAGGCGGCCATCGGGGGGAAGATCATCGCCCGGGCCACGGTGAAGGCCTTACGAAAGGACGTGCTCGCCAAGTGCTACGGCGGGGACGTGACCCGGAAGAAGAAGCTTCTGGAAAAGCAGAAGGAGGGGAAGAAGCGGCTCAAGGCCATCGGCAAGGTGGAGGTGCCCCAGGAAGCCTTCCTGGCGGTGCTCTCGGCGGGTCGGGATGAGCCTCAGGGCTAGGCTCGCCCTGGTCATCGCCCTTTTGGCCTTTTTGCCCAACCTGGTCCTGGCCCTCACCCTAGGGCTTCTGGGCCAGGGCCCTTGGCTTCCCCTCCTGGTGTGGCTCCTCCTTTTGGCCCTCCTCTCGGGCCTCGTGGGCTACCTCCTCTCGCGAAGCCTCCTCAGGCCGCTGGAGGAGCTCACCCGGGCGTTGGCCTACCTCTCCCTCCGGGAGGGTCCGGTGAACGAGCTCAGACTGCCCGCCCCCAAGGAGCCCCCACCCCAGGAGATCGCCGAGCTGAGGGGCCGCTTCCAGGAACTCTTGGGGCGCCTTAAGGAGCTTTTGGAGGCCCGGGAGGCCTTCTACGCCGCCCTGGCCCACGACCTCAAAACCCCCCTTCTCTCCGCCCTGAGGGCCCTGGAGTACCTGGAGCGGGCGGACCACCTGGGGCGGGAAGGGCGGCTTGCCCTCCTGGGGGAGCTCAAGGAGGAGCTCGCCCGCGCCCACCGCCTGGTGGAAAACCTCCTGGCCTTGGCCCGCCTCGAGGCCCGCGCCCCCCAGGGGACCCCCCTGAACCTCAGGGCCCTGGCGGAGGACCTCCTCCTCCGCTACCAGGGGGAGGCGAGGCGGCGGGGCCTCCGCTTGGAGGTGGAGGGGGTGGGTCTGGCCCGAGGGGAACGCCTGCTTTTGGAAAGGGCCCTGGCCAACCTCCTGGAAAACGCCCTGCGCCACGCCAGGACCCGGGTTCGGGTAAGGGTGGAGGAGGGGGCCATCACGGTGGAGGACGATGGGCCTGGGCTGTCCCTGCCCCTGGAGGTCCTGGCCCGGCCCTTCCGCCAGGGGGAAGGCCCCAAGGGAAGCTCGGGGCTCGGCCTCTACACCGCCAAGCGGGTGGCGGAGGCCCTGGGGGGCCACCTCCGCGCCTGCGCTACCCCCCTAGGGGGGGCAGGCCTGCGCCTGGAGCTGCCCAGGCGCTAAGCGGCCCGGCCTCAGTCCATCACCGGGGGGATCTGGCGCACCCAGAGGATGTAGGAGAGGTACTCCAGGTACCGGAGGGGTACCTCGGAGAGGGGGCGGTCCACCTCGAGGCTCATCATGGCCTCCCCGCCCCGCTTCTTGCGGCTCACGGTGAGGTAGGCGATGTTCACCTCGTCGTCGGCGAGGATGCGGGCCACCCGGGCCACCACCCCTGGGGTGTCCACGTTGCGGACCACGAGGGTGGGCATGGCCCCCGTGATGCGCACCTCAAACCCGTCCACGTCAAAGACCCGCACCAACCCCCCGCCCAGGGAGCTTCCCGTTACCGTGATCCGCTCCTTCTCCCCCTCCAGGAGCATGCGCACGGTGTTGGGGTGCACATCCCCGAGCTCCACCTCCTTGAAGACCACCTCCAGCCCCTCCTTCTCCGCCAGGGCAAGGCTCTCCTTAAGGCGCTCGTCGTCGGGCCGGAGGCCCAAAACCCCGGCGGTGAGCGCCAGGTGGGTGCCGTGCCCCAGGCCCGTCTTGGCAAAGGAGCCGTGCAGGCCAAACTCCACCCGCCTCGGCCTCTCCCCGAGGAGGTACCGGGCGAGGAGGCCCAGGCGGCAGGCCCCCGCCGTGTGGCTGGAGGAGGGCCCCACCATCACCGGGCCGATCATGTCCAGAAGGCCCATACCGCTAGCATAACCCATGCGGCTTTCGGCTTCCTCCACCCGGTAGGAGGTCCTTGCAAGGTGTGGGTATCAGAGGATCTTTAGACCGGCCAAGCGGGCCTCGAGGCGGTCTTTGAACGCCCTCCACTCCCCTTCGGGCACCAGGGCCACCACCGCCCCGCCGAACCCCGCTCCCGTGAGCTTCGCCCCCAAGGCGCCGGCCTGGAGGGCCTCCTCCACCAAAGCGTCCAGCTCGGGAAGGCTTACCTCATAGTCTCGGGAGAGGGAGCGGTGGCTTTGGGTCATGAGTTCCCCGAAGGCCCGGGCATCCCCCCGCCTTAGGGCCTCCACCCCCCTCAGTACCCGCAGGTTCTCCCCCACGATGTGCCGCGCCCGCCGGTCCAGGGGGGAGGGGAGGCTCTCCACCAGGCATAGGTCGGCCACGTCCCGCAGGGCCCGGACCCCAAGGCGCCTCGCCGCCTCCTCGGCCTCTTGACGCCGCTCGTTGTAGGCTCCTTCGGCCAGGCGCCGCTTGAGCCCAAGGTCCAGCACGGCCACCCGGGTGCCGGGGGGGAGGGGGAGGTTCTCGTAGGCCAGGGTGCGGGTGTCCAGGAAGAGGGCCTGGCCCACCCTTCCCAGGCTCGAGGCCATCTGGTCCATGAGGCCACAGCGCACCCCCACGTACTCGGCCTCGGCCCTCTGGGCCAGGAGGGCGAGCTCGAGGTCGGAAAGGGGCAGGCGGTAGAGGGCCCGGAGGGCCCTCAGGGCGGCCACCTCCAAGGCCGCCGAGCTGGAAAGCCCCGCCCCCATGGGGAGATCGCTCCGCACGTAAAAGCGCGCCCCTTCCACAGGGTGCCCGGCCTCCCCCAAGGCCCAAACCACCCCAAGGAGGTAGTCCAGGAAGTCCCCTTGAGGGGGGCTTCCCAGGGGCCTCGCCCTGAGCTCCCTCAGGGTTTCGCTGTAGGCCTCCACCCGCCCCTCGGCCCGCGCCGCCTCCACCTGGGTAAGGTAGGGGAGGGGGGAGGGAAGGACGTAGCCCTCCTGGTAGTCCGTGTGCTCGCCCAAAAGGTTGACCCGGCCCGGGGCCTGGGCCGTGGCCTCGGGCAGGATGCCGAAGATCTCCCGGAAGCCCATGCCCCCATTATGGGCAAAGGGCCTTGCGGTTGTGGTCCAGGAGGTCCAGGTAGGTGGGGACCTTGGCGTCCAGGGTGTCGGTGTAGAGCACCACCACCCTCGCCCCGATGGCCTCGGCCAGGGTGCGGAGGGCCTTCCCCTGGAATTGGGGTTCGGCGAGGACCAGCCTTACCCCCTCCCTCTTGGCCCTCTCCAGCAGGGCGAGAAAGCTCTTGCTGCTCACCTCCTGGGCTCCGCTTTTGGCCAGCACCCCTACCACCTCGAGGCCATAGCGGCGGGCGAAGTAGCGGAAGGCGTCGTGCTGGGCCACCACCTTGGTGCCCCGGAGGGGGCAGGCCAGCAAGGCCCGGTCCCGCCTTTCCACCTCTTTGCGGAAGCGATCCAGGTTGGCTCCGTAGAGGGCCTTGCCCTTGGGGTCCAGGGAGGAAAGCTCCTGGAGGATGCGCTGGGCGTAGCGCAGGGCGTAGCTGGGGTCCAGCCACAGGTGGGGATCGCAGGGGCCGTGGGCGTGGTCCTCCTCCCCGTGGCTGTGGGCGTGGTCCTCCTCGCAGAGGAGGCCGGGCTGGCCTTCCCCGAGCTTCACCACCCTTGCCCCCTTGGGGAGGAGGGGGATGAGCTTGGGCAGGTAGGGCTCAAGCCCCAGGCCGTTGGCGAAGAGGGCCCGGGCCTGGCTTAGGGCCTGGGCGGTGGAAGGGGTAGGCTCAAAGGTATGGGGGTCGGCCCCCGGCGGGACCACCGTGGCCACCTGCACCCGCTCCCCGCCCACCGCCCTCACCAGGTCGGCCAGGATGGGGGTGGTGGCCGCCACGCGCACCTGGGCCAGGGCGGGAAGCCAAAGAAGCATTAGACCGGCGACGCGCCTCATGTAGCAAATGATATCGCATTTTCATATAGTGTCAAGGGGGGCGGTTTAAGAACGGTGTAAGGCCCAGTTTGGCAAGCTGGTCCTTGGGAGGACGGGCCGTGGCCCAGGACCTCGAGGGCGGGAATCCCCTGGCGGGAGGGTCGGGGGAGCCGGGCGGCGGGGCGCGGGGTCCTTCCCGGCCCTGGGTCTGGCTCAGGGCGCTACAGGAGGTGGCGGATGAGGGGTATATGGATGGCAGGAAGTGGGGCGGGCCGTTTCCTCCCACCCCATGGGGGCCCCGAGCCCCTTCCGGCGGGGAAGCCCCCTAAGGGGCGAGGGGCAGGTGGACGGACGGCCGGGCGTATGCTGGCCTTGCTCCTCCTCCTGGGGCTGTCCCTGGCCCAGGGGGTGCGCACCTCCCTCACCCCGGGGGAGGTGGAGGCCCTGCTGAAGGCCGGTTCCTATCGGTACGAGCGGGTGGAGGAAAAGGGGGAGGTGTACTTCCGCCTCCGCCTGGCGGGCCTGGGGGCGGCCCTGTATCTCTTGGACTGCCAGGAGGGGCGGTGTGAGAGCCTACAGCTCTACGCGGGCTTTTCCATGAAAAAGCCCCCCACCCTGGAGCGCATCAACGCCTGGAACCGGGAGCACCGCTTCTCCCGGGCCTACCTGGATGCGGACGGGGACCCGGTGCTGGAGGCCGACCTGGACCTTTCGGGCGGGGTGGCGGAAGGGGCCATCCGGGCCTTTTTGGACCTCTTTGAGAAGAGTCTCCGGGCCTTCGCGGCCTGGATAGGGTTTGACTAGGGGGGCGTATGCCTGAGCTTGCCTTTCCCGCGTGGGCGCGCTGGCGGCTTGGGTGGGCTTTGCTCTTCGGGGTTCTCCTCCTGGCCCTCGGGCTTGGGATGCGGGAGCTTTGGGGCCTCCTTTTAGGGGTTCTTCTCCTTTGGACCTTTGCCCTAAACCTCCGCCGTACGGGGTATACGGTGGGCCTCGAGGCCGAAGGCCTCCGCCACGGGGGGAGGCTTTACCGCAGGGAGGCCCTGAGGGGCGTAACCCTGGACGCCCCCTGGGGCAGGCTCTGGCTGGACTTTGGCGAGGAGAGGCTTTCCCTGCCCCTGGGGCTTCCCGGCTGGGACGAGGCTTTGGCCCATCTGGGAGTGGATTGGCGGGGGGTGGAGGGTCTTCAGGACTACCTTCTGGGCCAGCGGGGCCGGGTCTGGTTCCTGGGAGCCCTCCACCCGCCCCGGGAGGCGGAGGGGGTTCACCAATGGGCCCTGGGCCTCTACCGGCGGCACTTTCGCAAGGTCTACGGGGCGTTTGCCCTTGTGGCCTTGGGGTTCCTGCTCCTCGCCCTTAAGCCCACCCAGGGGCTTGGCGTGGCGGTCCTCCTTCTGGGGGCGGCCTTAGCCCGCTTTTGGGCCTGGCACTTTCCCCACGACCTGGTGCGTCTGCCGGGTGGGGGAAGGTACAACCCCCTGGACCCGGAGTTCCTTAGGCTTTGGAAGGAGGCGGGAGGATGAGGCTACTCCTTCTTCTTTTGGCCGTGGCGGGGCTTTGGGGTGCCCGGGCCGAGCGGGTGATGGACCGCCTCCACGGCTTCGCCCTGGACCTGCCCGAGGGGTGGAGGGTGGTCCTGGGAGAGGGAGGGCTTCTCCTTACCGATCTGGAGAGCGCCGTCCTGGTGCGGGGCATGCCCCTCAAGCCCCCGAAGGAGGCGGCCAGGCCCCTTCTGGAGGAGGCGAGGCGCCTAAGCGGGGAGCAGGCCACCCTCCACTTCAAGCCGGCCTCCGGCGGGCTCATGCTCCTCGCCCGGAACCTCCGCTACCCCCTTCCCCTCACCCAGGGGGCCATGGGGGAGCTTGTCCTCTTCGCCCTGGACCCCCAGGTCCAGGCGGCCCTTTCGGGCCTCCGGTATGAGGCCGCCCACCTCCTCCTCCCCGGCCCCAAGAGCCTTTTCGCCGTGAGCGCCTACCTGCCCCAGGACCTGTCTTCCGCCGAGCGAAAGGAGGTCCTGGGCCTTCTCCGCTCCCTGGAGTTTTTGGGCCCCAAGGAGCGGGTACCCTACCGGGTGGAGGCGGTCCCCGACCCCCTCCTGGGCGTGCCCGCCCTGCGCGTCCCCGTGCCCCAGGGGTATACCCTCCAGGGGAGCGTGGTGGACTTCTCCGAGACCCAGCGCCGCCCCGTCTTCCAGCTCTCCAAGGGCGGGGTGGTCCTCCGGAGGGAGGTGGTCTACCTGGAGGCCCTGGCCATCGCCACGCCCTTCGGGGGAAGCCCGAGCACCCTTTGGCTCTGGAACGGCCGGGCCGGAAAGGCCCCGGGCTTCCTCTGCGCCCGGAGCCCCGAGGAGCTTCCCGCCCTCCTCGCCCAAGGGCTTTGGGCCTGGGAAACAGGGGGGCCCTGGGAGGTAGAGAGGGGCAGGCCCCTCCGGGGAACGAGCCGGGTGGCCCGGTACCTGGAGGAGGTGCGGGAGGCCTGGGATAGGAGGATGGGCCAACAGATGCTCATGGCCACGGGAAGGCCAGGGGACCAGTTCCAGAAGTGGCGGGCCTCCCTGGACCTGCGCGCCTTCCAGGGGAACCTGAGGCGGCAGGCCGTGGTGGAAGCGCTGGGGTTCTTCAGCTACGCCCCCTCCTTCGCCGCCTCTTCCGCCAGATGCACCCTCTACCTCGAGGTGGCCTTGGTGCACGGGGCCCCCGAGGCCCTCTCCCAGGAGGAGGGGACGCTTACCGGGGTCTTCCTCGGCCTCTCCCTGGACCCCCGCTTTGCGGCTTTGGAGGCCGAGCGGAGTCGCCGGGTAAGCGCTGAGCTCACCCGGATGGTCTTGCGAATGAACCAGGAGGCGGAGGAGTTCCACTCCTGGATGCGCCGCTCCTGGACCAACCTCCTCTCGGACCAGACCTACGCCCGCGATCCGGCCACTGGGGAGACCTTCCGCCTCTACAAGCAGTCCTTTGACACGGGGGCCTTTTGGCGCGAGCCCGTCTTCGGGGGGGTGATGGGGGGCGTGGAGCGGGGCGGGAAGCTGGAGGAGCTCCTCCAGGCCGGGGGCTGGCGGCGCCTCGAGGAGTCCTTAAGCGGGCTTCCGGGAACGTGGCGGTGAGGAGGGTGGCGTATAATCCCCCTCATGGACCTCAAGGCCCTGCACCGGCGGCACGTCCTCACCCCCTGGCTTCCCCAGAAGGCCCTGGACCCTCCCCTCGTGGTGCGGGGGGAAGGGGTGTGGCTCTACGACCAGGAGGGGCGGGCGTACCTGGACCTCTCCTCGGGGCTCGTGGCCGCCAACCTGGGCCACGGCCACCCCCGGGTGGTCCAGGCCATCGCCGAGCAGGCGGCCACCCTGGCCTACGCCGCCCCAAGCCTCTTCCACGACAAGCGGGCCCTCCTGGCCAAGGCCCTCTCGGACCTGGCGCCGTGGCCGGAAGGGGCCCGGGTCTTCTTCACCCCTTCCGGCGCGGAGGCCAACGAGGACGCCCTAAAATTTGTCCGCCACCTGACGGGCCGGCCCAAGGTCCTCGCCGCCTACCGCTCCTTCCACGGGGCGACCCACGGCGCCGCGGCCCTCACGGGGGAGAACCGCCGCTTCCCCGCCGAGCCCACCATCCCCGGCGTGGTGCACTTCTTCGCCCCTTACCCCTACCGGAGCCCCTTCCACACGGAAGACCCCCAGGAGGAGGCGGCCAGGGCCTTGGACCACCTGGAACGGGTCCTCCTCCACGAGGACCCCGGGCGGGTGGCCGCCATCTTCCTGGAGCCCGTGGTGGGCTCCAACGGGGTCATCGTCTACCCCAAAGGGTACCTGGAGGGGGTGCGGGCGGTCTGTGACCGCTACGGGATCCTGCTGGTCTTTGACGAGGTGATGACGGGCTTTGGCCGCGTGGGGGCGGCCTTCGCCGCATGGCGCCTCGGGGTGGTCCCCGACCTCATCACCTTCGCCAAGGGGGTGACCTCGGCCTACGTCCCCCTCGGGGGGGTTCTCGTGCGGGAGGGCCTGGCCCGGGCCTTTGACGAGACCCCCCTGCCCACGGGGCACACCTACTCCGGCCACCCCCTGGCGGTGGCGGCGGGGCTTGCGGCCCTGGAGGCCTACCGGGAGGAGGGGCTTCTAGAGCGGGCCCAGCGGCTTGAGCCCTTCTTTCGCGAGGCCTTGGGGGTTCTGGAGGCCCACCCCTGGGTGGGGGAGGTTCGGGGGCTTGGGGCCTTCTACGGGGTGGAGCTGGTGCGGGACCGCAGGACCCGGGAGCCCCTCTCCCCCTGGCACGCCCCGCCGAGCCCGGCCATGGCCGCCCTCCAGCGCGCCCTCCTCCAGGAGGGTCTACATGTCCTCAGCAAGCACAACCTCCTGGTGGTGGCCCCGCCCCTCACCGTCCGCGAGGAGGAGTTCCTGGAGGGGGTGGAGCGCCTTTCCCGGGCCCTCGCCCGGGCCTACGAGCGGGTAGCCTGATGGGGAGGCAAGGCTATAGGGACCTTTTGGACCTCTTAAAGGCCCTGGAGGGCAGGCCCTACCCCTTCTACCGGGACCTCGAGGGGGTCTGGCAGGGGGAAGGGTTCGCCCTGCGCTTTGTCCACGTCCAGGGGGACCCCTTTGCGGCCCCGAGCGTCCTGGAGGTCCTCTACCCCGAGCCCGCTTTGGGCTCCCTCCGGGTCTACGCCCGCCCCGAGGGCCGGGTGGCGGTGGAGGACTTCCTCCTGCGGAGCCTCAAGGCCCGGCTCCGCGCCCTCCCCCAGGTGGGGGGGAGCGGCCACTCGGGCCGGGTCTTCGTGGAGGTGGAAAGCCCCAAGGTCCTGAAGCGGGCGGGGGCCCACCTGGGCCGAGGCCTGGCCCTCCGCTTCCGCCTCGGCCTGCCTGCGGCGGGGCGGCGCATCCTGGGAAAGGAGGCGGCGAGGCTATTTTGGGCCCTCGGGGAGCACCTTCGGGGTTTCCTCCCCGACCTGGACGGGAGGGCCCTCCTCGCCCACGTCCACCAGGCGGAGGACTTCGCCTTCATCCAAGAGCGCCTCCCCGCTCGGGGTCTCGTGGCCTTCGTGGGGGAAGGGGCCATCCTCCCCCGGGAGAGCGGGGTGAGCCAAAGGCCCCTGAAGGGCGCCCTTCCCTTTGAGAGCCCCCCCTCCCTCAGGGTGGCCTTCCGGGTGCCCCACGCCGGGGAGGTTTGGGGCATGGGGCTTCCCCGGGGGCTGACCCTCATCACGGGGGGCGGGTTCCACGGGAAGACCACCCTCCTCGAGGCCCTGGTCCACGGGGTTCATCCCCACGTGCCGGGGGACGGGCGGGAGTGGGTGGTGACGGAGGCCCTCTCCCAGAGGGTCCAGTCCGAGGACGGGCGGAGTGTCCGCGGCGTGGACCTGAGGCCCTTCGTCCACGACCTGCCCCTGGGCCAGGACACGGCCTTCTTCTCCACGGAGGATGCCTCCGGCTCCACCAGCTTGGCGGCGGCCCTCCTCGAGGCCCTGGAGCTTGGGGCACGGGTCCTCCTCCTGGACGAGGACACCTCCGCCACCAACCTCCTGGTACGGGATGCCCGGATGCAGGCCCTGGTGCGCCGGGAAACCCTCACCCCCATCCTGGACAGGGTTCAGGACTTCAAGGCCCTGGGGGTGAGCCTGGTCCTGGTGGTGGGGGGCGTGGGGGACTACCTGGACCTGGCGGACACCGTGGTCCTCATGGAGGCCTACCGCCCCCAGGAGGCCACGGCGGAGGCCCGGGCCATCGCCCGGGCCCACCCCACGGGGCGCGCCTATGGCGAACCCCGATACCCCCTTCAGGTACGGCCCCGGGCCCCGCTTCCCGGAAGCTTTGACCCAAGGAAGGGGAGGAGGGCCCGGGTGAAGGGAAGGGGCCTGAGGGAGCTCCTCTACGGGGAGGAGGTGGTGGACCTCTCCGCTCTGGACCTCTTTGAGAACGCCCAGGTCCGCCTCCTGGGCGCGCTCTTCCGCCGCCTCGAGGCCCTGGCCGACGGCAAGACCCCCCTAGGGGTCCTGGCGGCGCGGGCGGTGCAGGTGGAGGACCTCTTCGCCCTGGAAGAGGTTCCCGAGCTTGCCTTTGTGCGTCCTCTGGAGCTTGGAGCGGCGGCGAACCGGCTCCGGGCCCTTGCGGTCCGGCAGGTAGAACCCCCTCACCAAGGGTCGTAGAGGGCGGGCCTTTGGGCGCTTTTGGGCAGGCTTTCCCCCTGGAGGAAGCGGAGGGCGTAAAGCCGGGCAAGCTCCCCGTAGGGCTCCTTGCCCAGGGCCTCGAGGGCGTAGACGCTAAGGGCGTCCGCCAGGCGCCTTAGGGCCTCCTTGGCGTACCACGGGCCTTCCTCCCGGAGGCGGGCCAGGGCCTTCTCCGCCGCCCCCAGGGCCAGGGGATGGTCCCGAAGCATCTCCAGGAAAGGCTCGTGGGCCCCCTTCTTGGCGAGGGCTTCCAGCATGTCCAGGGCCTGCACGTTGGCCGGGCCCTCCCAAATGGGGGTGATGAGGGCTTCCCGGTGGAAGCGGGCCACGCCGTAGTCCTCCAAGAAGCCCAGGCCCCCAAAGAGCTCCATGGCGAGGACGGTGAGGGCGGCGGCGTGCTCGGCGGTGCGCCCCTTGGCCAGGTGGGAGAGGAGGCGGGCCAGGTGGTAGGCCTCGGAGTAGGGGGGCGTTTCCTGCCAGACCCGGTCAAACCCGGCCACGGCCAGGAAGGCCAGGGCCGTGCCCCCCACCTGCCTCAGGCGCATCTCCAGGAGGTCGTGCTGCACCAGGTCGTGGTCCAAAAGCCTCCGGCCGAAGGCACTGCGGCGGCGCACCCGGAAGAGGGCCTCGAGGTGGGCCTTCTTGGCGAGGCCCATGGCCGCCACGGCGTTGGCCAGGCGGGCCACGGTGAGGGTTTCCAGGGTATAGTAGATCCCCTCCTCCGGCTTCCCGATGAGGTAGGCAAGGCTTTCCTCAAGCTCCACCTCCCCCGAGGGCACGGCCCTGGTGGCCAGCTTTTCCTTGAAGCGCCGCACCCGGAAGTTGAGCCTGCCCTCCGCCTCCCGGGGCAGGAGGAAAAGGGCGAGCCCTTTGGGCCCCGGGGGTGCTCCCTCGGGCCTGGCCGTGACCAGAGCGTAGTCGGCGAGGCCCGCCCCCGAGGCGAAGTACTTGTCTCCCTGGTAAAGCCGGTGGGCCTCCCCCTCCCGCCGGGCCAGGGTGCGGTTCGCCCCCAGGTCGCTACCTCCTTGAATCTCTGTCATCCAGGTAGCCCCAAAGGCCTTCCCGTAAAGGAGCTCCCGCTTCACCGCTTCCCGCTCCGGAGCGTACTTGTGAAGGGCGTAGGCCACCTGGTGGGTGATGGTGAGGATGCAGTACAGCCCCCCATCGGCCAAAAGGTAGCCTAGGGCGTAGTGCAGGGGCCAGCCCCGCCCCTCGTAGGCGGGGCGGACCATGGGGCGGAGCTTTTCCAAAAGGGCCCTCTCCGCCGGGGAGAGCAGGGCCCGGTCTATGCGGTTCCCGTCCAGGTCGTGCATCAGGAGGCGGGGAGGGGAGAGGGCGTCCACGTGGTGGGCCACCTCCAGGACCTCCTCCCCCACCAGCCTCCCAAAGGCGGAAAGCTCCTCCTGGGGAAGGCCCGGGGCGAAGGCGTCCAGGATGGCCCTCAGGTCCGGGTCCAAGGCGTAGTGGTCCTGGCCGTGGCTGTAGAGGATCCCCTGCATCCTGACCCCCTTTCCCCGGAGGCTACGGGGCCCCAGGCCCTTTGTCAAGGGGGGATGTGTGGGATAGTTCACGATGAAAATATTAGGCCTTGGTAAAATGCCCCGGTGGTCTGGGCCCTGCTCGCCCGAATCTGGCGGCTCCAGCGCGCCCTACGGGAGGAGGTGGCGCCGGGGCTTGCCCGGCTTGGGCTCTCCGGGCTTGACCCCTGGCTCCTGAGCGTCCTCCGCAGCTACCCCCATCCCATGGGGGCCGCCCGGGCCATGGGCCTCCCCCCGCCCACGGTGAGCCACATGCTGCGGCGCCTCGAGGCCGAGGGTTTTCTCCGGCGGAGCCTGGACCCCAAGGACCTCCGCCGCTACCGCCTGGAGCTCACCCCTAAGGGCGAGCAGGCCCTGCGGGAGGCGGAGCGCCTCCTGGAGGAGGCCTTGGCCCGGCGCCTGGCCAGGCTATCGGAGGAGGAGCAGGCGCTTTTGGCGCGGCTGCTTTCCCGGTTGGAGGGAGAAGCATGAGGGAACCTACACCGCAAGAGGTCCGCTTTACCATGGTAGGCGTTCTGCTCGGCCTGTTCTTGGCCGCCCTGGACCAGACCATCGTCTCCACCGCCATGCCCCGCATCGTGGGGGAGCTCCGGGGGGCGGAGTACTACGCCTGGGTTACCACCAGCTACCTCCTGGCCTCCACCGTTTCCGCGCCCGTCTTCGGCCGCCTCACCGAGCTCTTCTCCCGGAAGAGCATCCTCCTCACGGCCGTGGTCCTCTTTCTCCTGGGCTCGGCCCTCTCGGGCCTCTCCCAGAACATGGCCCAGCTCATCCTCTTCCGGGGGCTCCAGGGCCTCGGGGGTGGGGCCCTCTTCGCCCTGGCCCTCACCACCATCGCCGTGCTCTTTCCCCCTAGGGAGCGGGGGAAGCTCGCCGGGGTCTTTGGGGCCATGTTCGGCCTCTCCTCGGCGGTGGGGCCTTGGCTCGGCGGCCTCCTCACCGACCACCTCTCCTGGCGCTGGGTCTTTTACATCAACATGCCCGTGGGGGCGGTGGCCCTTTGGTTCATCCTCCGCTATATGCCGAGGCTCTCCCCGGGGCACCGGGAGCGCTTTGACTTCTTGGGGGCCCTCCTTTTGGCGGGCTGGGCGGTGCCCCTCATGCTCGCCTTCTCCTGGGGCGGCAGCACCTACCCCTGGGGAAGCCCCGAGATCCTGGGCCTCTTCGCCCTGGCGGCCCTGGGCCTTTTCCTCTGGGTGTGGGCCGAGCTTCGGGTGAAGCACCCGCTTTTTGACCTCTCCGTCTTCCGCATCCCCACCTTCACCTACGCCGCTTTGGCCTCCTTCTTCTA
Above is a genomic segment from Thermus islandicus DSM 21543 containing:
- a CDS encoding ABC-ATPase domain-containing protein, which gives rise to MGRQGYRDLLDLLKALEGRPYPFYRDLEGVWQGEGFALRFVHVQGDPFAAPSVLEVLYPEPALGSLRVYARPEGRVAVEDFLLRSLKARLRALPQVGGSGHSGRVFVEVESPKVLKRAGAHLGRGLALRFRLGLPAAGRRILGKEAARLFWALGEHLRGFLPDLDGRALLAHVHQAEDFAFIQERLPARGLVAFVGEGAILPRESGVSQRPLKGALPFESPPSLRVAFRVPHAGEVWGMGLPRGLTLITGGGFHGKTTLLEALVHGVHPHVPGDGREWVVTEALSQRVQSEDGRSVRGVDLRPFVHDLPLGQDTAFFSTEDASGSTSLAAALLEALELGARVLLLDEDTSATNLLVRDARMQALVRRETLTPILDRVQDFKALGVSLVLVVGGVGDYLDLADTVVLMEAYRPQEATAEARAIARAHPTGRAYGEPRYPLQVRPRAPLPGSFDPRKGRRARVKGRGLRELLYGEEVVDLSALDLFENAQVRLLGALFRRLEALADGKTPLGVLAARAVQVEDLFALEEVPELAFVRPLELGAAANRLRALAVRQVEPPHQGS
- a CDS encoding acyl-CoA dehydrogenase family protein; its protein translation is MQGILYSHGQDHYALDPDLRAILDAFAPGLPQEELSAFGRLVGEEVLEVAHHVDALSPPRLLMHDLDGNRIDRALLSPAERALLEKLRPMVRPAYEGRGWPLHYALGYLLADGGLYCILTITHQVAYALHKYAPEREAVKRELLYGKAFGATWMTEIQGGSDLGANRTLARREGEAHRLYQGDKYFASGAGLADYALVTARPEGAPPGPKGLALFLLPREAEGRLNFRVRRFKEKLATRAVPSGEVELEESLAYLIGKPEEGIYYTLETLTVARLANAVAAMGLAKKAHLEALFRVRRRSAFGRRLLDHDLVQHDLLEMRLRQVGGTALAFLAVAGFDRVWQETPPYSEAYHLARLLSHLAKGRTAEHAAALTVLAMELFGGLGFLEDYGVARFHREALITPIWEGPANVQALDMLEALAKKGAHEPFLEMLRDHPLALGAAEKALARLREEGPWYAKEALRRLADALSVYALEALGKEPYGELARLYALRFLQGESLPKSAQRPALYDPW
- a CDS encoding MarR family winged helix-turn-helix transcriptional regulator — translated: MVWALLARIWRLQRALREEVAPGLARLGLSGLDPWLLSVLRSYPHPMGAARAMGLPPPTVSHMLRRLEAEGFLRRSLDPKDLRRYRLELTPKGEQALREAERLLEEALARRLARLSEEEQALLARLLSRLEGEA